A window of Shewanella mesophila contains these coding sequences:
- the hypB gene encoding hydrogenase nickel incorporation protein HypB encodes MCKDCGCSITRHDHHEHDHAHSHSHSHHHEHHNHSHDELHSNPQLNDKKTLSVIHKILDKNDHEAAHNRAHFEDHQITAFNLMSSPGSGKTTLLEHLKEYTDLNYAVIEGDLETSRDADRLIAKGITAYQIQTGSACHLDAFMVHSALHHVDLKPLDICFVENVGNLVCPASYDVGTHMNVVLVSVPEGDDKIEKYPVMFRKADLVLITKADLLPHFDFDVEEAKAQVKRLNPQAHVLVTSVKDSNSMFAVANWLNAHRRT; translated from the coding sequence ATGTGTAAAGATTGCGGCTGTTCCATTACACGACATGATCATCATGAACACGATCATGCCCATAGCCACTCCCACTCTCATCATCATGAGCATCATAATCATTCCCATGATGAGCTTCATAGCAATCCTCAGCTCAATGATAAGAAAACCTTGTCGGTTATTCACAAGATCCTCGATAAGAACGATCATGAAGCGGCGCATAACCGAGCTCATTTTGAAGACCATCAGATCACGGCATTTAATCTAATGAGCAGCCCAGGTAGCGGCAAAACCACCCTACTTGAGCATCTTAAAGAGTACACAGACCTTAATTATGCGGTGATAGAAGGCGACTTAGAAACATCACGCGATGCCGACCGCCTGATCGCGAAGGGCATTACAGCCTATCAAATTCAAACCGGATCGGCATGTCATCTTGATGCCTTTATGGTGCATAGCGCGCTGCATCATGTGGATCTTAAACCGCTGGATATCTGCTTTGTGGAAAACGTCGGCAATTTAGTCTGCCCCGCCTCCTATGATGTGGGCACTCACATGAATGTGGTGTTGGTGTCTGTGCCAGAAGGTGACGACAAAATCGAAAAGTATCCAGTGATGTTCCGTAAAGCCGATTTAGTGCTGATCACCAAGGCGGATCTATTACCTCATTTCGATTTCGATGTTGAAGAGGCCAAAGCTCAAGTCAAACGCCTTAACCCACAAGCACACGTATTAGTGACGTCGGTGAAAGACAGTAACAGTATGTTTGCTGTTGCCAACTGGCTAAACGCCCACCGGAGAACCTAA
- the hypE gene encoding hydrogenase expression/formation protein HypE: MSQAFDNATEKSVQLSHGGGGKEMNHLIKSIFFKAFNNPILANEEDAAIVNIEGQAAFTTDSFTVAPLFFAGGNIGKLAVAGTVNDLAMMGAEPQYLSCSFIIEEGFPIRQLKEIVDTMAKELHKSCTRVVCGDTKVVPKGCADGLFINTSGVGRILKPNISVKNLQVGDAIIVSGDIGRHGAAILMAREGLALESELTSDCANLWPIVEQLIAANIDIHAMRDATRGGLAAVLNEWAVASNVGINVEESLIPVSDEVKGLCELYGFEPHDLANEGTFILAVPSDIAAGVVEIIQRYGHCHQAAIIGRVDADHQGKVVLKTPWGSSRYLDLPHGELLPRIC; the protein is encoded by the coding sequence ATGTCTCAAGCATTTGATAACGCAACAGAGAAATCCGTTCAGCTCAGCCATGGCGGCGGCGGTAAAGAGATGAATCACCTTATCAAGTCCATCTTTTTTAAGGCATTTAACAACCCTATCCTTGCCAATGAAGAGGATGCAGCGATTGTTAATATTGAGGGACAAGCCGCCTTTACCACTGACTCTTTTACCGTTGCACCGCTGTTCTTTGCCGGCGGTAACATAGGAAAATTAGCGGTTGCTGGTACGGTGAACGATCTAGCTATGATGGGCGCTGAGCCTCAATATCTAAGCTGCAGCTTTATTATTGAAGAGGGCTTCCCTATCCGCCAGCTTAAAGAGATTGTCGACACCATGGCCAAGGAACTTCACAAAAGTTGCACCCGTGTTGTCTGCGGCGACACTAAAGTCGTTCCCAAAGGGTGTGCCGATGGTCTATTTATCAATACCTCAGGTGTTGGGCGCATCTTAAAACCCAATATCTCGGTCAAAAACCTCCAAGTTGGCGATGCGATTATCGTCTCGGGTGATATTGGCCGTCACGGCGCGGCAATTTTAATGGCAAGAGAGGGCTTAGCCCTTGAGTCTGAATTAACCAGTGATTGCGCGAATCTTTGGCCAATCGTCGAGCAACTGATAGCGGCAAATATTGATATTCACGCGATGCGAGATGCGACCCGCGGCGGCCTTGCTGCCGTACTTAACGAATGGGCTGTGGCATCCAATGTGGGCATAAACGTCGAAGAGTCTCTCATCCCTGTCAGTGATGAAGTCAAAGGTTTATGTGAACTCTATGGCTTTGAACCACATGATCTTGCCAACGAAGGTACGTTTATTCTCGCCGTGCCTAGTGATATCGCCGCAGGTGTAGTAGAGATCATTCAGCGTTATGGCCACTGTCACCAAGCCGCAATTATTGGTCGAGTGGACGCGGATCATCAGGGTAAAGTGGTGTTAAAAACCCCTTGGGGAAGCAGTCGTTATCTCGACCTGCCCCACGGAGAATTATTACCAAGGATCTGCTAA
- a CDS encoding HypC/HybG/HupF family hydrogenase formation chaperone, protein MCLSIPSKVVALHPDEQAVTVETMGVKRKVSSHLLSDPLELDDYVLIHIGFVMNKIDKADAEQSLALYQEIVDKMDEQEH, encoded by the coding sequence ATGTGCCTATCGATACCGTCCAAGGTTGTCGCACTTCATCCCGATGAACAAGCGGTTACCGTGGAAACCATGGGGGTTAAGCGAAAAGTCAGCAGTCACCTGCTCAGTGATCCCCTCGAACTGGATGACTATGTGTTAATCCATATCGGTTTTGTGATGAATAAAATCGATAAGGCTGATGCAGAGCAGAGCTTGGCGCTTTATCAAGAGATCGTCGATAAGATGGATGAACAGGAGCACTAA
- the hypD gene encoding hydrogenase formation protein HypD — MIELKQLYQGFRDPDTINNLSKEIHRLANGYSGKINIMEVCGGHTHTIMKYGLNQLLPSNIEFVHGPGCPVCVMPKERIDHAAILASQDNVILVTLGDMIRVPGSKGSLAQFRAKGCDIRPIYDPLDTLTIARENPDKTVIFFAIGFETSTPMTAVLIEQAESQNIDNLLFHINHVLVPPAIDAVMADPQATVNAFIGPAHVSVISGAKLYRHTVEQYATPVVVAGFEPVDVMESILRIVKQKVADVAELDVQYSRAVSEDGNVHAQQKVNKYMMVRPQFRWRGLGPLADSALMLRPEYAHRNAELIYAEKLDVADIDDHKACQCGDILRGIAKPKDCKVFGRGCTPESPLGSCMVSSEGACNAYYRYNGV, encoded by the coding sequence ATGATTGAGCTCAAACAGCTTTACCAAGGCTTTAGAGATCCTGACACCATTAACAATCTGTCCAAGGAGATCCACCGTTTAGCCAATGGCTATTCAGGCAAGATCAATATCATGGAGGTGTGTGGCGGTCATACCCATACCATAATGAAGTATGGGCTAAATCAACTGTTGCCAAGCAATATTGAGTTTGTTCATGGCCCTGGTTGCCCTGTGTGCGTTATGCCTAAAGAACGCATCGATCATGCGGCGATTTTAGCCTCTCAGGATAACGTCATTTTGGTCACCCTTGGGGATATGATCAGAGTACCGGGTTCAAAAGGCAGTCTTGCGCAGTTTAGAGCTAAAGGCTGTGATATCCGCCCAATTTACGATCCGCTCGATACGCTCACTATCGCCAGAGAAAATCCTGATAAAACCGTGATCTTCTTTGCTATTGGATTCGAGACCTCAACGCCGATGACGGCAGTGCTTATCGAACAAGCCGAAAGCCAAAATATCGACAACCTATTGTTTCACATTAATCATGTACTGGTGCCACCAGCTATCGATGCGGTCATGGCCGATCCACAAGCCACTGTAAACGCCTTTATAGGACCCGCCCATGTTAGCGTGATCAGTGGTGCTAAGCTCTATCGCCACACCGTTGAACAGTATGCCACCCCCGTCGTCGTTGCCGGCTTTGAGCCTGTCGATGTCATGGAGTCTATCTTACGTATTGTGAAGCAGAAAGTGGCCGATGTCGCAGAGCTAGATGTGCAATATAGCCGCGCAGTCAGCGAAGATGGTAATGTTCACGCTCAACAAAAAGTGAACAAATACATGATGGTACGCCCGCAATTTCGCTGGAGAGGGCTTGGTCCCTTGGCCGATTCGGCGCTGATGCTCAGACCGGAATATGCGCACAGAAATGCAGAGCTTATTTATGCCGAAAAGCTAGATGTAGCCGACATCGATGATCATAAGGCTTGCCAGTGCGGCGACATATTGCGCGGTATTGCAAAACCTAAAGATTGCAAGGTGTTTGGTCGAGGTTGTACGCCAGAGTCTCCCCTAGGCAGTTGTATGGTGAGCTCAGAAGGCGCCTGTAATGCCTATTACCGCTATAACGGAGTGTAA
- the hypA gene encoding hydrogenase/urease nickel incorporation protein HypA has protein sequence MHEYSIVSALLEQCEQHADENQATRITKVVIKIGVLSGVEPSLLATAFDTFKLEGRAKEAELVIEIQPIVIACNQCHTTDEVTERTVICPNCNSFDTKITDGEEMLLMQLELETD, from the coding sequence ATGCATGAATATTCCATTGTCAGTGCATTGCTAGAGCAGTGCGAACAACATGCCGATGAAAATCAGGCAACCCGAATAACAAAGGTCGTAATAAAAATAGGGGTACTCAGTGGTGTTGAACCCTCTCTGTTAGCGACCGCATTCGATACCTTCAAACTAGAAGGTCGCGCCAAAGAAGCAGAGCTTGTTATTGAGATACAACCGATTGTTATAGCGTGCAACCAATGTCACACAACAGATGAAGTGACTGAGCGCACCGTAATTTGTCCTAACTGCAATAGCTTCGACACCAAAATTACTGATGGTGAAGAGATGCTACTCATGCAGTTAGAGCTGGAAACCGATTAA